CCCGCCACCAGCAGAGCCCGTCCGAGTGCCGCGCCATGATCGCGCCGATCTGACGAGGACCACCCTGCCCGAGCAGATCGGAGATGTCGCTGTAAGCCACCGCGGTGCCCGGGGGCACCATGGCCACGATCCGCCGGACCGCATCGATGTATTCCTGCCGCATGTTCCTCAGCGTAGAGGCCCGCGGCCGGTCTGCCCTGTCCAGAACGCCGCATGTGGATCATTCCATCGGCCGGTCCAGGTAGCGTTGAGGCATGAGCAGCACGCAGCGGAATGAGAGCATCTGGAACGCGGGGCCCCGCGCGGCCTTCGACGTGGAGACCACCGGAAAGAACTCCCGCGCGGCCCGGATCGTCACCGCCTCGCTCATCGTGGTGGACGCGAAGGGCGAGGTCCTGCAGGAACACGAGTGGCTCGCTGATCCCGGCGTCGAGATCCCCGCCGAGGCCGCCGAGGTGCACGGCATCACCACCGCCAAGGCGCGCGCCGACGGCCGTCCGGCCGCCGCCGTCGTGCTGGAGCTGCGGAACACCATTCAGGACCTGTTCGACGCCGGCACCCCCGTCATGGCGTTCAACGCCAACTACGACTTCACCGTTCTCGCCGCTGAATGCGCCCGCCACGGAATCCCGCAGGTCACGCGCTTCCCCGTGCTGGACCCCTTCATCATCAACAAGCAGGTGGACCGGTACCGCAAGGGCACCCGGACCCTCGGCGCCCTCTGCGAAGAGTACGGAGTCCGCCTGGACAACGCCCACACCTCCGCGGCGGACGCCCTGGCCACGGTGCGATTGCTGGATGCGATGGCGAAGAAGTTCCCCAAGATCGTCATGCCGACGGCGGCACTCCACCGGTTGCAGATCGAGTGGGCCGCCGCTCAGGCCGCCGACTTCCAGCAGTACCTCCGCCGGACCAAGCCCACCGCCGTGATCGAGGGTGAGTGGCCGGTCCTGCCGCCCGAGGAACCCGAGCGCGGCGGTTTCTGACGCTGCGTCGCGCAGCGTCACGCCGCCGCACGGGACCACTGCCGTCTCACGGGACCACCCAGGCCGCATCCGCAGGCAGCCCCGCCACCTCACGAATCCGCCCGTCGTGAGATCAAGGTCACAGCGGGACGTGATCCGGCGCGCAGCTCAGAGCTTCTGAGATACGGCTCTCGC
Above is a window of Arthrobacter sp. Y-9 DNA encoding:
- a CDS encoding 3'-5' exonuclease gives rise to the protein MSSTQRNESIWNAGPRAAFDVETTGKNSRAARIVTASLIVVDAKGEVLQEHEWLADPGVEIPAEAAEVHGITTAKARADGRPAAAVVLELRNTIQDLFDAGTPVMAFNANYDFTVLAAECARHGIPQVTRFPVLDPFIINKQVDRYRKGTRTLGALCEEYGVRLDNAHTSAADALATVRLLDAMAKKFPKIVMPTAALHRLQIEWAAAQAADFQQYLRRTKPTAVIEGEWPVLPPEEPERGGF